A genome region from Aphelocoma coerulescens isolate FSJ_1873_10779 chromosome Z unlocalized genomic scaffold, UR_Acoe_1.0 ChrZ, whole genome shotgun sequence includes the following:
- the SLC46A2 gene encoding solute carrier family 46 member 2, with translation MVGIAAMRMWIEPVVAGSQVASAFYDTALLLVVKNFYNQTNSTAPSHAVEDAQQKAVSNFYIIYNLVQGLSPLVSAYGLSKLGDRIHRKIPICFPLLGYLGSKTLLLLLILLGWPVEVMYGAAAFNGLTGGFTTLWAGIMALGSLGSSESKRSLRLIIIELVYGLAGFLGSMASGYLFVGFSDRYREGTVLVCCSIACYAFCLLYSIFVLTVPKPAASCPAKAKSAEEVGDQLPEAAATGSSQPSEGSISTPVSPSKLIIILLFVAAILYDLAVVGAMNVLPLFLLREPLSWNAVEIGHGNAAGYMIFITSFLGVLVFSRYLRDITMIMIGVASFSTGILIMAFVQWTFLFYIARAVMLFALIPLPTIRSMLSKHVEGSSYGKVFVLLQLSLVTTGVVTSTVYNKIYQNTLDWYSGFCFILSFLVGCLTFLPLSFVAIKQRSTTGSLEILTE, from the exons ATGGTGGGGATAGCAGCAATGAGGATGTGGATTGAACCAGTGGTTGCAGGTTCCCAAGTGGCCAGTGCCTTCTACgacacagcactgctgctggtgGTGAAGAACTTCTACAACCAGACCAACAGCACTGCTCCCTCCCATGCCGTGGAAGATGCTCAGCAGAAGGCTGTATCTAATTTTTATATCATCTACAACCTAGTTCAGGGCCTGAGCCCACTGGTGTCAGCCTATGGCTTGTCCAAGCTGGGGGACAGGATACATCGGAAGATCCCCATCTGCTTCCCTCTTCTTGGTTATTTGGGCTCCAAGACTCTCCTGTTGCTCCTGATCTTGCTGGGCTGGCCAGTGGAGGTGATGTATGGGGCTGCTGCCTTCAATGGGCTGACTGGAGGCTTCACCACACTTTGGGCAGGCATCATGGCTCTGGGATCCCTGGGGTCCTCTGAGAGCAAGAGGTCTCTGCGGCTCATCATTATTGAACTGGTGTACGGCCTCGCTGGCTTTCTGGGAAGCATGGCATCCGGCTACCTCTTTGTTGGCTTCAGTGACCGCTATCGAGAAGGCACCGTGCTGGTGTGCTGCAGCATTGCTTGCTATGCCTTCTGTCTCCTCTACAGCATTTTTGTCCTCACAGTCCCCAAGCCAGCAGCTTCCTGCCCAGCCAAAGCCAAGAGTGCAGAGGAGGTGGGTGATCAGCTACctgaagcagcagcaacaggGAGTTCCCAGCCGTCAGAGGGCAGCATTTCCACTCCAGTATCCCCCTCAAAACTCATCATCATCCTGCTGTTTGTGGCGGCAATCCTCTATGACCTTGCTGTGGTCGGCGCAATGAACGTGCTCCCACTGTTCTTGCTCAGGGAACCTTTAAGTTGGAATGCCGTGGAGATTGGCCACGGCAACGCTGCTGGGTACATGATCTTCATTACCAGTTTCCTAGGGGTACTTGTGTTCTCCAGATACCTGAGGGACATTACCATGATTATGATCGGAGTAGCATCGTTCAGCACTGGCATCCTCATCATGGCCTTCGTGCAGTGGACGTTCCTGTTCTACATTG CACGGGCAGTGATGCTCTTTGCCCTCATCCCTTTACCAACCATCAGGTCCATGTTGTCCAAGCATGTTGAAGGATCATCCTATG GTAAGGTGtttgtcctgctgcagctgtctTTAGTCACCACGGGAGTAGTGACATCTACAGTCTACAACAAGATCTATCAAAACACACTAGACTGGTACAGCGGCTTCTGCTTCATTTTGTCTTTCCTGGTTGGCTGCCTGACTTTCCTACCTTTAAG CTTTGTGGCCATCAAACAACGGTCAACCACTGGGTCCCTTGAGATTCTGACTGAGTAA